The following are encoded together in the Sphingomicrobium clamense genome:
- the tmk gene encoding dTMP kinase, with product MTRGRVIALEGGEGVGKSTQLKALSDLLAKRGIEVVLTREPGGSEGAEAIRELLLQGEEKRWNARAEALLFAAARSDHVEKTILPALERGAWVISDRFLDSSLAYQGEAGGLGISRVRDLHEFGSEDFLPDRTLVLTLEPSEGVLRAKHRDGEADRIGGRSPAYHGAVLAGFRKLAEQEPDRVKLIDASGNEATVTARLMAAIADLMP from the coding sequence GTGACGCGGGGCAGGGTCATTGCGCTTGAGGGGGGCGAGGGGGTCGGCAAATCGACCCAGTTGAAGGCGCTGTCCGACCTTTTGGCCAAGCGCGGCATCGAAGTCGTGCTGACGCGCGAGCCGGGCGGTAGCGAAGGCGCCGAGGCCATTCGCGAATTGCTCCTGCAGGGCGAAGAGAAACGCTGGAACGCCCGCGCGGAGGCGCTGCTGTTCGCGGCGGCGCGGTCCGATCATGTCGAAAAGACGATCCTACCGGCGCTGGAACGCGGTGCGTGGGTCATCTCGGATCGCTTTCTCGACAGCTCGCTCGCCTATCAGGGCGAAGCCGGCGGGTTGGGCATCTCGCGGGTCCGCGACCTTCATGAATTCGGGAGCGAGGATTTTCTGCCCGATCGCACGCTGGTGCTGACGCTTGAGCCCAGCGAGGGCGTGCTGCGCGCCAAGCATCGTGACGGGGAAGCCGATCGCATCGGTGGTCGCTCGCCAGCTTATCACGGTGCAGTATTGGCTGGGTTCAGGAAGCTGGCCGAGCAGGAGCCCGACCGCGTCAAGCTGATCGATGCGTCGGGCAACGAAGCGACCGTGACCGCGCGATTGATGGCGGCGATCGCGGACCTGATGCCGTGA
- a CDS encoding retropepsin-like aspartic protease family protein: MEWVAGGIILFYAGMLAFGLFGRGDGVGKLVKMLMTWLAIFAGAFLFFVYVDYDDVKQRVSSELSGTAIVEADGTVRIPMRDDGHFWVEGQVNGVPVEFLVDTGATITTIDKTHADAANLSLMRGVSSQVQTANGTVRVEVGRAETLAVGPIVEDDIVIQVSPIPGVNVLGMNYLQSLDRWSREGRYLILKR, encoded by the coding sequence ATGGAGTGGGTCGCCGGCGGCATTATCCTGTTTTACGCGGGCATGCTCGCCTTCGGCCTGTTCGGAAGAGGCGATGGCGTGGGCAAGCTCGTCAAGATGCTCATGACCTGGCTTGCCATCTTCGCAGGCGCATTCCTGTTCTTTGTCTATGTCGATTATGACGACGTGAAACAGCGGGTGAGCTCCGAACTGTCCGGGACCGCCATCGTCGAGGCGGACGGAACGGTAAGGATCCCGATGCGCGATGACGGCCATTTCTGGGTCGAGGGACAGGTCAATGGCGTGCCTGTCGAGTTTCTCGTCGACACCGGTGCGACGATCACGACCATCGACAAGACCCATGCCGACGCTGCGAACCTGTCACTCATGCGCGGCGTCAGCTCGCAGGTGCAGACCGCCAATGGCACCGTGCGTGTCGAGGTGGGACGGGCAGAAACCCTCGCGGTCGGGCCAATCGTCGAGGACGATATCGTCATCCAGGTCAGCCCGATCCCCGGCGTCAACGTGCTGGGGATGAATTATCTTCAGTCGCTCGATCGCTGGAGCCGTGAAGGCCGCTACCTGATCCTCAAACGTTAG
- a CDS encoding DNA polymerase III subunit delta' — protein sequence MSSLLGQDKAIDSFLGALRKGTPHHAWLLAGPRGVGKGKFARMAAARALAESAGPQPTAPGIELEGNHPTARLLEAGSHPDWRLLERVMNKSGTNLARNISIDQVRSLGHLFEVTPSMSDRRTVIIDAADDMEAPAANALLKMLEEPPSSTLFFLVTHAPGRLLPTIRSRCRRLDFQPLSEGDIATIVRDRLPKAGDPERLAALGQGSAGRAIAIAQQDLLPLAEEARRLMREGDPTGAARAKLAKSLATKAASERYASFLETLPGLIADEARTSEGDRRARALDAYAEARETAAIAPRLSLDPGATVYRLGGVLASLA from the coding sequence GTGAGCTCGCTGCTGGGCCAAGACAAGGCGATCGACAGCTTTTTGGGCGCACTACGCAAGGGCACGCCGCATCATGCTTGGCTGCTCGCCGGACCGCGCGGTGTAGGCAAGGGAAAGTTCGCGCGCATGGCGGCCGCGCGGGCGCTCGCGGAATCAGCCGGACCGCAGCCAACGGCACCCGGGATCGAACTGGAAGGAAATCATCCGACCGCGCGTTTGCTCGAAGCCGGGTCGCATCCCGACTGGCGTCTGCTTGAGCGGGTGATGAACAAGTCGGGGACCAACCTCGCGCGCAATATCTCGATCGACCAGGTTCGATCGCTCGGGCATCTGTTCGAGGTGACGCCGTCGATGAGCGACCGGCGCACCGTCATCATCGACGCCGCAGACGACATGGAGGCGCCTGCCGCCAATGCGCTGCTCAAGATGCTTGAGGAACCGCCGTCTTCGACCCTTTTCTTCCTCGTGACCCACGCGCCGGGACGCTTGCTCCCGACGATCCGGTCGCGCTGCCGCCGCCTCGACTTCCAGCCGCTGAGCGAAGGCGACATCGCGACGATCGTGCGTGACCGCTTGCCCAAAGCGGGCGACCCGGAGCGACTGGCGGCATTGGGGCAGGGGAGTGCGGGGCGTGCGATTGCCATCGCGCAGCAGGACCTGCTCCCGCTGGCAGAAGAAGCGCGACGGTTGATGCGCGAAGGCGATCCGACCGGCGCGGCGCGCGCCAAGCTGGCCAAATCGCTTGCGACCAAGGCGGCGTCGGAGCGCTATGCGTCGTTTCTCGAAACGCTGCCCGGCCTGATTGCCGACGAAGCGCGTACCAGCGAGGGCGACCGTCGGGCGAGGGCGCTCGACGCCTATGCCGAAGCGCGCGAGACTGCGGCCATTGCCCCCCGCCTGAGCCTCGATCCGGGCGCGACTGTCTATCGGCTCGGCGGAGTGCTTGCGTCGCTTGCCTGA
- the metG gene encoding methionine--tRNA ligase produces MKPYYITTAISYPNGAPHIGHAYEAIAADVMARFQRAQGRDVFFMTGTDEHGLKMAQAARDKGMAPAELASQMSNMFKKMCDDLEVSYDRFIRTTDPDHVKAAQTIWQTMADKGDLYLGKYEGWYSVRDEAYYDEDELVAGDDGEKLSPQGTPVEWTVEETWFFRLSNYTQPLIDHIKANPDFIQPDSRKNEMLAFLEGGLKDLSVSRTSFDWGVEVPGSPDHVMYVWLDALTNYATGAGYPDDGPRWDRYWPCDVHLVGKDIVRFHTIYWPAFLMSAGIELPKQIYGHGHLLAAGGVKMSKSLGNVVDPNQMLERYGVDALRYYLMREVKMTSDGSVGEEGLVTRVNAELANSFGNLAQRTLSMVHKNCDAVLPEAGTQEADKALLEQVRKACEEDLPKSFETFGFSDGIEAWIKAVYACNAYIDEMAPWALKKTDPERMAEVLGTLVAAIRPLAEAIVPVVPSGAAKVLAVLDSGKDGAAIDKPTPAFPRLELVEESE; encoded by the coding sequence ATGAAGCCCTATTATATCACGACCGCTATCTCCTATCCCAACGGGGCACCGCATATCGGTCACGCTTACGAGGCGATTGCCGCTGACGTCATGGCGCGGTTCCAGCGCGCGCAAGGCCGCGATGTCTTCTTCATGACCGGCACCGACGAGCATGGGCTGAAGATGGCCCAGGCGGCGCGTGACAAGGGGATGGCGCCGGCCGAACTCGCGTCGCAAATGTCAAACATGTTCAAGAAGATGTGCGACGATCTTGAGGTCAGTTACGACCGCTTCATCCGCACGACCGACCCCGATCACGTCAAGGCCGCGCAGACGATCTGGCAAACCATGGCCGACAAGGGCGACCTCTATCTCGGCAAGTATGAAGGTTGGTACTCGGTTCGCGACGAAGCCTATTATGACGAAGACGAGCTGGTCGCGGGCGATGATGGCGAGAAGCTGAGCCCACAGGGCACGCCGGTCGAATGGACGGTCGAGGAGACCTGGTTTTTCCGCCTGTCCAACTATACCCAGCCGTTGATCGACCATATCAAGGCCAATCCCGACTTTATCCAGCCCGACAGCCGCAAGAACGAGATGCTGGCCTTCCTCGAGGGCGGGCTCAAGGACCTGTCGGTCTCGCGCACCAGCTTCGACTGGGGCGTTGAGGTGCCGGGCAGTCCCGATCATGTCATGTATGTCTGGCTCGACGCGCTGACCAACTATGCCACTGGCGCGGGCTATCCCGACGACGGGCCGCGCTGGGACCGCTACTGGCCCTGCGATGTGCACCTGGTCGGCAAGGACATCGTGCGCTTCCACACCATCTACTGGCCCGCTTTCCTGATGAGTGCGGGGATCGAACTGCCCAAGCAGATTTACGGGCACGGCCACCTGCTCGCGGCGGGTGGGGTGAAGATGTCGAAATCGCTCGGTAATGTCGTCGACCCCAACCAGATGCTCGAGCGCTACGGTGTCGATGCGCTGCGCTATTACCTGATGCGCGAAGTGAAGATGACCTCGGACGGCAGCGTGGGCGAAGAGGGGCTGGTGACCCGCGTCAACGCCGAACTCGCCAACAGCTTCGGCAATTTGGCGCAGCGCACGCTGTCGATGGTGCACAAGAATTGCGACGCCGTCCTGCCCGAGGCGGGGACGCAGGAAGCCGACAAGGCCCTGCTGGAACAGGTTCGCAAGGCGTGTGAAGAGGATCTCCCCAAATCATTCGAAACGTTCGGTTTCTCTGACGGGATAGAAGCGTGGATCAAGGCGGTCTACGCCTGCAATGCCTATATCGACGAGATGGCGCCCTGGGCGCTCAAGAAAACCGACCCCGAGCGGATGGCAGAAGTGCTCGGTACGCTGGTCGCAGCCATCCGGCCGCTGGCCGAGGCAATCGTGCCGGTGGTGCCGTCAGGCGCCGCCAAGGTGCTCGCAGTGCTCGACAGCGGCAAGGACGGCGCGGCCATCGACAAGCCGACCCCGGCCTTCCCGCGGCTCGAACTGGTGGAGGAAAGCGAATGA
- a CDS encoding MBL fold metallo-hydrolase has protein sequence MKLRILGCGTSSGVPNLRTGFGQCDPEEPRNRRTRSSILVESGGMRLLVDCGPDARQQLLDAGSPALDALLVTHDHADHVHGIDELRPLIQLLGGRMPLLAREDTIGRLKDRFAYAFLDTDFYPAMYAPQEIDDDGRFGDARLRVVDQPHGGITSLGLRFDEGGRSMAYAIDFHEITDEMAALYQGVDLWIADCLMQRPHPTHAHLDMVLDAAKQFSVGQLLLTHMGNSMDYATLRAALPDWAAPAHDGLEWN, from the coding sequence GTGAAGTTGCGCATCCTTGGCTGCGGGACGTCGAGCGGCGTTCCCAACCTGCGCACGGGTTTTGGCCAATGCGACCCTGAAGAGCCGAGAAATCGCCGCACGCGGTCGTCGATCCTGGTCGAAAGCGGCGGCATGCGCCTGCTGGTCGATTGCGGCCCCGACGCGCGCCAGCAGCTGCTCGATGCGGGGAGCCCCGCACTCGATGCGCTGCTTGTTACGCATGACCATGCCGATCACGTGCACGGAATCGACGAGCTGCGCCCACTGATCCAGCTTCTGGGTGGGCGGATGCCGCTCTTGGCACGCGAAGACACGATCGGGCGGCTGAAGGACCGTTTCGCCTATGCTTTCCTCGACACCGATTTCTACCCGGCCATGTATGCGCCCCAGGAGATCGACGATGATGGCCGCTTTGGCGATGCGCGCTTGCGCGTCGTCGACCAGCCGCATGGCGGGATTACCAGTCTCGGACTGCGCTTCGACGAAGGCGGGCGTTCGATGGCCTACGCAATCGACTTCCACGAGATTACGGATGAGATGGCCGCGCTCTACCAAGGCGTGGACCTGTGGATCGCCGACTGCCTGATGCAGCGCCCGCATCCGACGCATGCGCATCTCGACATGGTGCTCGACGCGGCAAAGCAATTCAGCGTGGGGCAATTGCTGTTGACCCATATGGGCAACTCCATGGACTATGCCACGCTCAGGGCCGCGCTTCCCGACTGGGCGGCGCCGGCGCATGACGGACTGGAGTGGAATTGA
- a CDS encoding TatD family hydrolase yields the protein MKLVDSHCHLNYEGLEERQDEVLEAARARGVTAFLNISTRKSEWDKIVATAERNDDVWATIGIHPHEADAHPDLGTAELVAKSEHPRVIGIGECGLDYYYDKSDRAAQRERFEAHIEASQETGLPLIIHTRDAEEDTAEILTAAAKRQGGAVNAVLHCFTGSRELAEKGMELGCYVSMSGIVTFKNAQELQETAKSLPLDRLLVETDSPFLAPVPNRGKTCEPAFVADTAAFLADLRGEDPEILADATTANFYTLFGKATR from the coding sequence ATGAAGCTCGTCGATAGCCACTGCCATCTGAATTACGAAGGACTGGAAGAGCGCCAGGACGAGGTGCTCGAAGCGGCCCGCGCACGCGGCGTGACCGCTTTCCTCAACATCTCCACACGCAAAAGCGAGTGGGACAAGATCGTCGCGACTGCGGAGCGCAACGACGATGTCTGGGCCACGATCGGCATCCATCCGCACGAGGCCGATGCGCATCCCGACCTTGGCACCGCAGAACTTGTCGCCAAGTCGGAGCATCCGCGGGTCATCGGCATCGGCGAATGCGGCCTCGATTACTATTACGACAAGTCCGACCGCGCGGCGCAGCGCGAGCGGTTCGAAGCGCATATCGAGGCAAGCCAAGAAACCGGCCTGCCGCTGATCATTCACACGCGCGACGCCGAAGAAGATACGGCCGAAATCCTCACCGCCGCTGCCAAGCGGCAGGGCGGAGCGGTCAATGCCGTGCTCCACTGCTTCACGGGCAGCCGCGAGCTGGCCGAGAAGGGCATGGAGCTGGGCTGCTACGTCTCGATGAGCGGGATCGTGACCTTCAAGAACGCGCAGGAACTTCAGGAGACTGCTAAGAGCCTGCCGCTCGACCGCCTGCTGGTCGAAACGGACAGTCCGTTTCTCGCTCCCGTGCCCAATCGCGGCAAGACGTGCGAGCCGGCGTTCGTCGCCGACACTGCCGCCTTCCTCGCCGACTTGCGCGGGGAGGACCCCGAAATCCTTGCCGACGCGACGACTGCGAACTTCTATACCCTGTTCGGCAAAGCGACGCGGTGA
- a CDS encoding D-alanyl-D-alanine carboxypeptidase family protein: MRLTLTLAAASALALAPAAASPTFETPADTAILIDLSSGKVLFEKDADRQIPPASMAKMMTTEVAFELIDAGKLALDKQCTVRPETWQQWSNQGSTMFLKVNEQVSVENLLHGIVTVSGNDASVVLAECIAGTEQAFVEQMNDLADELGLENSRFGNSNGWPDGGRTVVTARDLAKLARASIERHPTLYKQFYGQPSFTWGETMGGNPITQPNRNPLFGRVAGADGLKTGHTEEAGYGFTGSAERDGRRLIMVVSGLTSQGQRTSESVRLLEWGFNAWDSAGLYEEGAVVGQAKVQLGSSASVDLVAPRDLAVTFPAGVRDDPRMSIRYEGPLMAPIAKGDHVADLVVVTDGPEAVLPLEAAEDVGEAGFFGKAWIGLKQTLGLD; encoded by the coding sequence ATGCGTCTGACTTTGACCCTCGCCGCCGCCAGCGCGCTCGCCCTTGCGCCCGCCGCGGCTTCGCCCACCTTCGAAACGCCCGCCGACACTGCGATCCTGATCGACCTGTCGTCGGGCAAGGTCCTGTTCGAGAAGGATGCGGATCGACAGATCCCGCCTGCCTCGATGGCCAAGATGATGACCACCGAGGTGGCTTTCGAGCTGATCGATGCGGGCAAGCTCGCGCTCGACAAGCAGTGCACCGTGCGGCCCGAGACCTGGCAGCAATGGTCCAACCAGGGTTCAACCATGTTTCTCAAGGTCAACGAGCAGGTGAGCGTCGAAAACCTACTGCACGGCATCGTGACCGTGTCGGGCAATGACGCGTCGGTCGTCCTTGCCGAATGTATCGCGGGGACCGAGCAGGCGTTTGTCGAGCAGATGAACGACCTCGCCGACGAACTGGGGCTCGAGAATAGCCGCTTCGGCAATTCTAACGGTTGGCCCGACGGAGGGCGCACGGTCGTGACCGCGCGCGATCTTGCGAAGCTGGCGCGCGCTTCGATCGAACGGCATCCGACGCTCTACAAGCAGTTTTACGGACAACCCAGCTTCACCTGGGGCGAGACGATGGGCGGAAATCCGATCACCCAACCCAACCGCAATCCGCTATTCGGGCGCGTCGCGGGCGCGGACGGGCTCAAGACCGGCCACACCGAGGAAGCCGGATATGGCTTCACGGGGTCGGCCGAACGCGACGGCCGCCGGCTGATCATGGTCGTGTCGGGGCTGACCAGCCAAGGCCAGCGCACCAGCGAGAGCGTGCGTTTGCTCGAATGGGGGTTCAACGCCTGGGATAGCGCGGGTCTTTACGAAGAAGGCGCCGTGGTCGGACAGGCCAAGGTGCAGCTGGGCAGCAGCGCCAGCGTCGACCTGGTCGCACCGCGCGACCTGGCAGTGACATTCCCGGCTGGCGTTCGCGACGATCCGCGCATGTCGATCCGCTATGAAGGGCCGCTGATGGCGCCCATTGCCAAGGGCGATCACGTCGCCGACCTAGTGGTCGTCACCGATGGACCCGAAGCCGTGCTGCCGCTCGAAGCAGCCGAGGATGTCGGCGAAGCTGGCTTTTTCGGGAAGGCATGGATCGGGCTCAAACAGACGCTGGGACTCGACTAG